In Ostrea edulis chromosome 6, xbOstEdul1.1, whole genome shotgun sequence, a single window of DNA contains:
- the LOC125646851 gene encoding uncharacterized protein LOC125646851 isoform X1: protein MFYLLIIMYFMSSSLKVESLKAIQMTSYDALISYLSNGAEASYFFNISTCVPANATPKFDIPLIGGKIKLFVDWREEDWRKEDESRVVYFSETRYTDENIKDLNEEIQSFWLFKDTSEVYWGKPGFFVNYTADTEGVFCNWTNGEGKILVTQPNEQKQLTTFKDVQTTLMAGEEIRWIVKMIGCKCPPDPLGCMDSSFGDTIKDFKIKNGSISFSSSMTVYVPLPRQYTRLVVFGHVYENNTVNFMASYFDPTTWVDGKNYMIVCPISTEPSAEGAIFFTTIE, encoded by the exons GGCCATTCAAATGACCTCCTATGACGCTCTTATATCCTACTTGTCAAATGGAGCAGAAGCGTCATATTTCTTTAACATTTCCACCTGTGTACCAGCCAATGCAACGCCAAAATTTGACATTCCCCTGATTGGTGgcaaaatcaaattatttgttgACTGGCGAGAAGAGGACTGGCGAAAAGAGGATGAATCAAGAGTTGTTTATTTCAGCGAAACCAGATACACAGACGAAAACATAAAAG ATTTGAATGAAGAAATACAATCATTCTGGCTATTCAAAGACACGTCAGAGGTGTATTGGGGAAAGCCCGGCTTCTTTGTGAATTATACTGCTGACACGGAAGGTGTATTTTGTAACTGGACAAATGGAGAGGGGAA AATATTAGTAACACAGCCTAATGAACAAAAACAGTTGACGACATTCAAAGACGTTCAGACTACGCTGATGGCTGGTGAGGAAATTCGCTGGATCGTTAAAATGATTGGCTGTAAATGTCCTCCGGATCCGCTAGGCTGTATGGATTCCTCCTTTGGTGATACTATCAAAG aTTTCAAGATAAAGAATGGTTCCATTAGTTTTTCCTCATCAATGACAGTTTACGTTCCCCTTCCTCGGCAATATACCCGACTTGTTGTTTTTGGACATGTTTATGAAAACAACACAGTTAATTTCATGGCTTCTTATTTTGATCCCACGACATGGGTAGATGGAAAAAATTATATGATCGTATGTCCAATAAGTACAGAACCTTCAGCAGAAGGCGCTATATTTTTTACGACCATTGAATAA
- the LOC125646851 gene encoding uncharacterized protein LOC125646851 isoform X2, protein MFYLLIIMYFMSSSLKVESLKAIQMTSYDALISYLSNGAEASYFFNISTCVPANATPKFDIPLIGGKIKLFVDWREEDWRKEDESRVVYFSETRYTDENIKDLNEEIQSFWLFKDTSEVYWGKPGFFVNYTADTEGVFCNWTNGEGKILVTQPNEQKQLTTFKDVQTTLMAGEEIRWIVKMIGCKCPPDPLGCMDSSFGDTIKG, encoded by the exons GGCCATTCAAATGACCTCCTATGACGCTCTTATATCCTACTTGTCAAATGGAGCAGAAGCGTCATATTTCTTTAACATTTCCACCTGTGTACCAGCCAATGCAACGCCAAAATTTGACATTCCCCTGATTGGTGgcaaaatcaaattatttgttgACTGGCGAGAAGAGGACTGGCGAAAAGAGGATGAATCAAGAGTTGTTTATTTCAGCGAAACCAGATACACAGACGAAAACATAAAAG ATTTGAATGAAGAAATACAATCATTCTGGCTATTCAAAGACACGTCAGAGGTGTATTGGGGAAAGCCCGGCTTCTTTGTGAATTATACTGCTGACACGGAAGGTGTATTTTGTAACTGGACAAATGGAGAGGGGAA AATATTAGTAACACAGCCTAATGAACAAAAACAGTTGACGACATTCAAAGACGTTCAGACTACGCTGATGGCTGGTGAGGAAATTCGCTGGATCGTTAAAATGATTGGCTGTAAATGTCCTCCGGATCCGCTAGGCTGTATGGATTCCTCCTTTGGTGATACTATCAAAG ggtga
- the LOC130046258 gene encoding uncharacterized protein LOC130046258: MYYLLIIMYFMSSSLKVESLNAIQITSYDSLVSYLSNGAEASYFFNISTCVPANVTPEFEIPVIGGKIKLFVDWREADDESGVVYFSETRYTDEKVKDLNEEIQSLWLFNDTSEVYWGKPGFFVNNTADTKGVFCNWTKGEGKILVTQPNEQKQLTSFKEIRSMLTAGEEVRWIVKMGGCKCPPDPYDCGDSSFGDTIKDFKIKNGSISFSSSMTVLIPLSWQYVRFVAFGHVYENNTANFMASYFDPTTWENGENDMIVCPISSDLSAEGARFFTTRK; this comes from the exons ATGTATTACCTATTGATTATCATGTATTTCATGTCATCATCACTCAAAGTTGAAAGTCTAAA TGCCATTCAAATTACGTCCTACGACTCTCTTGTATCCTACCTGTCTAATGGAGCAGAGGCCTCATATTTCTTTAACATTTCCACCTGTGTACCAGCCAATGTAACGCCAGAATTCGAGATACCCGTTATTGGTGgcaaaatcaaattatttgttgACTGGAGAGAAGCAGACGATGAATCGGGAGTTGTTTATTTCAGCGAAACCAGATACACAGACGAAAAAGTGAAAG ATTTGAATGAAGAAATACAGTCACTATGGCTATTCAATGATACGTCAGAGGTATATTGGGGAAAACCCGGCTTCTTCGTGAATAATACTGCCGACACGAAAGGTGTATTTTGTAACTGGACAAAGGGAGAGGGGAA AATATTGGTAACACAGCCTAATGAACAAAAACAATTGACGTCATTCAAGGAAATTCGGAGTATGCTGACAGCCGGTGAGGAAGTCCGTTGGATCGTGAAAATGGGTGGTTGCAAATGCCCTCCCGATCCGTATGACTGCGGCGATTCCTCTTTTGGTGATACTATCAAAG ATTTCAAGATAAAGAATGGTTCCATCAGTTTTTCCTCATCAATGACTGTTCTCATTCCCCTTTCCTGGCAGTACGTCCGATTTGTGGCATTTGGACATGTTTATGAAAACAACACAGCTAATTTCATGGCTTCCTATTTTGATCCCACAACATGGGAAAATGGAGAGAATGATATGATCGTATGTCCAATAAGTTCAGATCTCTCAGCAGAAGGGGCTAGATTTTTTACTACCAGAAAATAA